In Microbacterium sp. No. 7, the genomic window CGAGGCGCACGTGCGGCACGCGATCGACGACGCCGACCGCCAGCTCGGGGTCGCCCGCAGCGTGATCTCCGGTCACCGCGGCTGGATCGGCGCCGATGCGCGCACGCGCCTCGCCGAGGCTGAGCGCATCCGCATCGATCTGGCCGCCGTCGCGGCCGGCCCGATCGACGAGGACGATCGCGAGCGCGCCATGGCCGACGCGCGCCGCTGCGGCATGCTCGCCGCCGAGGCGCTGCAGCTCGCGCAGCGCGACATCGACCAGTCGCGTCCGGGCAACGACCAGGGCGGCTGGGGCGGCGGACGGCGCGGCAGCGGCGGCGGCGATCTCGCCAGCGGCATCCTCGGCGGCCTCGTGATCGGCTCGCTGCTCGACGGCTTCTTCGACTGAGCCCGCCCCGCGAGGGTGCCCGCTGTCTCCGCGAGGGTGCTGGTTGTCTCCCCGAGGGTGCCTGTTGTCTCCACGAGGGTGCTGGGTATCTCCACGAGGGTGCTTTCGGAGGCACCCTCGCGAGAACAACCAGCACCCTCGCGAGAACAACAGGCACCCTCGCGAGAACAACAGGCACCCTCGCGAGAACAACAGGCACCCTCGCGAGGATAACCAGCACCCTCGGGGCGGCATGACGGAGGGGCGGATGCCGTGGCATCCGCCCCTCCGTGTTCGGGGTCCTGGGATCAGGGCCCCGCGCTCAGGCTCCTGCGGTCAGGACGCGAGCTCCGCCGCGGGCGGCGCGACCGCGCTGAGCGCGATGTGGCCGTAGTCCCAGCCCTTGCGGCGGTAGACGACGCTGGGGAAGTCGGTGCGGGCGTCGATGAAGAGGAAGAAGTCGTGCCCGACCAGCTCCATGCGGTCGACGGCCTCCTCGACGGTCATCCACTCCGCGTCGAACTCCTTCGTGCGGATGACGACGGGCGTGTAGTCCTCGTCGTCCTCGGCCTGCGAGACGATCGGGATCGTGCCGGTCGCGACGGCCTGCACGACGTCGAGCGGGGCGGGCTGCACGTCGATGCCGGCGAGCGATCCCGTGCCCTTCTCGAACTTGGCGCCGCGCGGGTTGTTGCGGGCGTCGACGCGCTTCTCCTTCGCGCGACGGATCTGCTCCGACAGCTTGTCGACGGCCTGGTCGAGAGCGGCGAACTTGTCGTGATCGGTGGCCTCGGCCCGGATCACGGGCCCCTTGCCGGTGAGGGTGAGCTCGACCGTCTCTTCCTCACGACTGCCATTGCGGTACGCACGGTGCGTCACCTTGATGTCGAGCCGCTGCGCGCGGGGCGCGAGGTGCTCGACACGGGTGGACTTCTCTTCTGCAACCGTGCGGAAGCGGTCGGAGATGCTCACTCCGACGCCGACGATGCTGGTTTCCATCCGTGACCTCCTTGTTCCGGGTCCTCCCCGTCACGGGCGGACCCTGGGTTCGCCTTGCACGTTCCACGCTATCGGCGCGGGGGCGCCCTGTCACGCATCATCTGCCGTGACTAAGGCAGTTCATAGAGCGCGGCGCGGAGTGGCCGCGACGGTGGCCGCGCCGACGACGATCGCCCCCGCGGCACGCAGCGCCCGCGCGGCCTCGACGAGGGTCGCACCCGTCGTCACGACGTCGTCGACGAGCACCACGCGCACCCCCGCGCAAGGCCGCGCGCGCAGCGTCCCCTCGACGTTGCGGCGGCGCTCCTCGCGCGACAGCCCGCGCTGGTCGCCGGCCCGGCCGGCGACGCGCAGCAGCCCGAGCGGGCGGCGGCCCGCGGCGCGGGCGATCAGCGCGGCGGGCGCGTATCCGCGGCGGCGCATGCCCGCGCGCGACGAGGGCACCGCGACGACCGCGACGTCGCCCGCGGGCGCGATCGTGCGGAGCGCCGCGTCGAGCGCCGTTCCGAGCGGCCGAGCGAGCTCCGTGCGCCCCTCCTCCTTCAGCGCGCGCACGGCGCGGGCGACGGCCCCGTCGAACGGCAGCGCGCTCGCGACCACGAGGCCGCCGGCGAGCTCGCGACGCCTCGGGCGCGGCGCGAGGGCGGCACGGCACGCGTCGCACACGGCCGCGCCGGGCGCATCGCACCCCGCGCACCAGGAGGGGAGGACGAGCGACAGGGCCTCGGCGAGCGCCGCGGCGACG contains:
- the hpf gene encoding ribosome hibernation-promoting factor, HPF/YfiA family, which codes for METSIVGVGVSISDRFRTVAEEKSTRVEHLAPRAQRLDIKVTHRAYRNGSREEETVELTLTGKGPVIRAEATDHDKFAALDQAVDKLSEQIRRAKEKRVDARNNPRGAKFEKGTGSLAGIDVQPAPLDVVQAVATGTIPIVSQAEDDEDYTPVVIRTKEFDAEWMTVEEAVDRMELVGHDFFLFIDARTDFPSVVYRRKGWDYGHIALSAVAPPAAELAS
- a CDS encoding ComF family protein, which translates into the protein MPMPPSVAAALAEALSLVLPSWCAGCDAPGAAVCDACRAALAPRPRRRELAGGLVVASALPFDGAVARAVRALKEEGRTELARPLGTALDAALRTIAPAGDVAVVAVPSSRAGMRRRGYAPAALIARAAGRRPLGLLRVAGRAGDQRGLSREERRRNVEGTLRARPCAGVRVVLVDDVVTTGATLVEAARALRAAGAIVVGAATVAATPRRAL